Part of the Vigna angularis cultivar LongXiaoDou No.4 chromosome 1, ASM1680809v1, whole genome shotgun sequence genome, TTTTAGGCCCAACATTTATCTCTTAATGATTCTTTTGGTATATATATTGTTAGTTTCACTACTGATAATTAGATTTCTTTTCTGGATTGGGTGCAGAGAGAAGCAGTTGAAGCTTTAATTCAGGAACTCCCAAAGTTCAGGTTAAAGGCTGTTCCTACCGATTGCAGTGAATGTCCCATCTGCTTAGAAGAGTTCTATGTAGGGAATGAGGTATACCTTTTCCTAATCAAGGGAGGCAAGAAGGTCACAGCTTTTGCTTCTTGCTATCCATTACTGCAAAATGCTCTCCTTGTATAACCTATTGAATGCTTTGATccttacatttttaataaagttgAGATGCAAAGTGTATTgtaaaaaacaactaaaaattattttcaaactttaatgcAGGTTCGAGGCTTGCCTTGTGCTCACAATTTTCATGTTGAATGCATTGATGAGTGGCTTAGGCTGAATGTGAAATGTCCTCGGTGTCGTTGCTCAGTATTTCCAAACCTTGATCTTAGTGCACTATCCAATCTCCCAGCAGAGCCTGAGCGATCTTCTGCAAGTGTTGTGACAACAACCAGTTATGTGAGAGGCCAACCATCTACTCAAAGTTACCGGTTAAGATTGCAGGGTCTTCTGCGTCCTGTCCGTGCTGAAATTGCTGGCCCTGTTGGTGACATAGATAATTCTCTGGACAATGTTGAGAACGGTTTTGTATCAATTGTGACTCACAATGCATCATCTGGAGACCACGTCTCTTCTGTCGAATGCGTGCCTGTCACTGTAAGACTTTCCTCTGCACAAAGTTAGGTTTGCTTTTGAATTCCTGTTATATTTCTAACCCGTTCTAGAGAAGGTGAAGAATGCATATTCAAATCCGGTCCGTGTTAAAATGGTCCACATTCTAACAAGAAATTTCACGTTTGATCCATAAAGAATTGGGTCAGCCTCGTGTCGGGGCGACATGGAGTTGTAGGACAAATCAAAATATACGATTTTGCCTAACATAGATTAGAGCAGCAAATGTGtagttttcttttatgtttagtaatttgtaaagaaaaaagtatACTTTAATGATTTTGCTAACgtacattttattgtttttaatctGAATATGTTAGCAAATTACAGTGAGTATATTGAGATAATTGTTAGTTGTATTTTGTTAACGTATTCTAACTAAAAAACGTGGATGTTTGTTGGCAAACTCCAAAAACAGTTGTTTAGGAGTACTTGCAAATTTTAGTTGTAATGAAATTGTTAAGTGTAtgtattttaagaatttattttgtCACAAATGTGCCAAAATTCCTTTTTTTGGAATAAACTTGTCCTCTGTAAGAATGACTGTTTCATTGAATCAATGAACATTTGTGAATGTGGGACATGCTTTTGCATTAGGGAAGCTTCTTTTTCCCTTTGAGATCCCAATATCTGACTGGGAACTTTTTCTTTCGAGTTTACGGGTGGTCTCTTAATGTTTCAAAATTGTCATCCTAAAATATTTGTTGGAGGTAAAATTAGGCTGAACATGCCAAGTCTCGTTTTGTTTTAGCACGAAAATCTAATAATGGCTGTTATGAATTTTGATAGTTGTGTGTAGGTAGGCTGGTAGGTAGTTATTTTGGACTAAAGCCCAATTTCCAAAGTTGGTGAGGCTAAATAATGAATTAGCTCAAACTATAAGTGATGATTAAAGTCAAAATTAAGGTATAAGACTTCTAATATTTTTGTGTAAATGTGATTATATATAAACATGGAATAAAGTTAGTTATCATGttctatcaaaatataaaaattattgctCTTAAGAGACCAGAGATCTCTGGAAACTCCAAtcaatatcaaattattattagtttcattAAAGTCATTGTTGTAGTAATgcaaacatttaatattttttgttgttgcttCAGTAAAATCTTTACTCAGTTGTCAAAGTACTTAAGTGCCACTTTTTCTTTACAGTGTTTTGGCCTTTTTAAGAAAGTTCAGTTATAATAAGATGCCAGACGATCGGAATCACTCATAAGTTCACTTAAATTAATGTATATTCAACTTTCCAAAGTCCATTTAGGACACATGATTCTACTCTAGATTCAAACGCCCCGTTCAAAAcataagataaagataaatatacTTATACGTATTGTACAACAATACATGTTATAAAGGATAAATCtacataacttttttataaacaattcTTGATGATTATAAGATAACTAATTACTGAAATTTTGATCTACATAAATTAagtttgatttatatatatatatatatatatatatatatatatatatatatatatatatatatataatactctTTCGATTTGTAGGATTGAGGTTatcacataatttatttttcattccaAATTTAGGTCATAGTTTTTGTTCTTGATTTTCTATAATACCGTTTGGGTCGATCGAAGATATGCAGGAAACACTTTGACGTTCAAGTTAGTATTTGTCTAGACAATTTAACAGTTAATGCGTGGTAAAAAATAACCAACtaccttaatatcaaatttgtatttatagatttcgaAATGGACTTCTAATTAGAGCTGGTCCAATTACGGCTTATGCACTCATAACTTGAATTAAGGTTAACCTAATTACTTCAGATAACTAATCTGGTTTATGGTCCAATCGATTAGTTTCTCCGGTTGCTTCGTTGTTAGATGGTCGACTGTTCGGTCCATGACTGACCGAACGGTCGTACGGtacaaatacaatatatatatatatatatatatatatatatatgaatattttgtatttgttttaagggttaaatatatttttagtctctaaattttgatatgaaattaaaatttgtgtatGTCCAAAACTTTGACATATTTTGATTTCTAAActtataaatatgaattaatatagtttttttttaatttaattacgttaaattattttaacatgttAAATGCGTTTTCTAGTATATATTGAAGCGAGAATGTGTCAAACAATGTATACAACTCAAATATTAGCATAAAACACGTTTGATAATGTTAAAAGAATGTAAGGTAATTgagttaaaagaattatatatattctttttaaagtttaagaatattaaattttgaaaatcaattGTGTCAAAGTTCATAACTAAAAACatagttaataattttttaatttaattaataatttattatcactaattgatatgagaaaagtaaatagattttaaatatttattcacataagtttaaaattctatttatctGAAATTTTCAtgatgtataatttattttaaaaacttcagACATGTAAACATAAGGTTTTTTAATTACACTCACCGAGACACTCTTTTGGTACATGGTGGTgattattttttcatcaaaGAGAGGAAATAATAGTGAAAGTTATGTGTTTGATCTTATGCTCTCTCATAAAGGAAAGAATATGATATTAATAGTACGTATGGTCGCATGATGTGGTGGATGAAGATAATTGTGGGGGAAAGATGCCTTTCATGGTCATTGGAAGTAGATTCTTCTACGAACCTATACGTGCTTTTGGCGGTTGGGCGAACTGATAAAAGGTGTTTTGAGATGAGTAAGACAATTTTCATGTCAATGGAGTTAAGTTTCCATAGTACTTTTGTCTAAATCATTGTCATTAAGACGCGTGGGAGGAACATTGTTAATAAGCGTTTGGTTGAAGTGTGTGAAGGAATATGTGCCTTTTCCACACTCAAGATAGCTCAGTCATTAAAGAAATGcgatattttttctcttttctacaaGCTTGTAGCTATGTGGATTTGACCCActtagatttcaattttttggTCTTGTTGTTTTGAATGGATTTTAGAGAGTAAatttgaggagatttgagaggatttgaagataaattcttttgtcgtttatttgactgaatttggaagtaaacgagagtgaatttggaaataaatttttttaatttgtcacgtcaatacaattatatattaattctcacaaattttacttccaaattcactcttatTTATCTCtaagacaaaaaaatttatcttcaaatcccctTA contains:
- the LOC108323426 gene encoding E3 ubiquitin-protein ligase SIS3 isoform X3, whose translation is MFVDNGLAAGMGLDFGWQQRYARFCGRVVVLSILVLLLYPFLWAWTVIGTLWFSSAKNCLPEDGQKWGFLIWLLFSYCGLLCIACMSLGKVWLTRRQAHLLRAQQGIPVSEYGVLVDMIRVPDWAFEAAGQETRGMVQDAAAYHPGLYLTPAQREAVEALIQELPKFRLKAVPTDCSECPICLEEFYVGNEVRGLPCAHNFHVECIDEWLRLNVKCPRCRCSVFPNLDLSALSNLPAEPERSSASVVTTTSYVRGQPSTQSYRLRLQGLLRPVRAEIAGPVGDIDNSLDNVENGFVSIVTHNASSGDHVSSVECVPVTVRLSSAQS